The genomic DNA cataatggggggggggggggcgcaatttgacATGTTTGCCCTTGGCTCTAGATAACCTCGTCCCAGCACTGCCTACCTGTGATCAATGGGTAGATTGCAATCGATGggttgccgaccccccccccccgctagagaCTGATACAGTGCTACATTGCTGTTCAGTCCTACACACCCTCCATCCTGCCTGATATCTTATATCAGTGATACATTGTCATCATTACACTTTATATAAGGAATACAATAAAGTAGCGATCCTCTATAATAGCAATTATTTATAAgtgtaaatatatattattattgataGATTCAAGTATTGAAAAATTGTTATACATTATAATAATGACATATTCAATTGGTGACACATTGTAATACATTATATTATTGCTAGATTTAGTGACAATAATAAAAAATTAGATTAGATTTCTTTTATAATAAAAGATACATTATAAAGGAGACAATTTATACTACTGATAGATTGAAATGGTGATACGCTCACTCCTCTGGTTGTAAGCTCCATTCTATGAAATCCAAAATACAATAGAGAATCGATCTTCCTCATTGTGTTCACAGCAAAAGAACAGTTCAGAGAGCTCGCTGTTGGAGTCAACAAGAAACCTGCCAGAGAGGGATTTAGCcaagcaagatctgcaaaaaatTGCATTACCTGTAAAGCTTAGGAGTTTACTGGAACCAAAAGTCCAAAGCTGCtcactaagcccctccccttcatgacatttttgaaaaggggcagagcatgggtgacctttaaatgatgccccccccccccaggaaaaagttctgcggacgcccaggAATATGGTGTCAGTGACAACAGAAATTTCTATTGGGCAGAGCTATATGGATTGGTGTCCTCAGGGTTTAGGATTGTGAGTAAAGCCAATCACTGTGATCAGaaagggaggaagatggagaaatgTCAGGAAAAAAATGTACAATATTCAAACATTCAGAATGTTTTCACCTTTGTCTTGGCACCTCCCTTCAAGATAATGATATATCTGAATGCCACACCCCTAACAGAGCATGGAGGGGTTTGGTGAAGGTggcggtgaaggtgtggagatggcAGAGGGGGTCACACACATAGAAGGAAATCtgtccggcctcataatccagatatatctgGATTCGGTTACAGGTAATATTGTAAGAGAGCTCGGTCTCTTCCTGGTCATGCACTGCTCTATACTTTTTACCCTTCCTGTCCAAACCCCAGGACCTTTTATTCTGTCCTATCAAAGAATTATCCCCATACCTGTGTATATTTGCATAGCACATCCCAATAACCCAGTTATTGGACCTACGGACATCTACTTCCCAACAATGTCTCCCTGTGGAGAAACTTCGACTGCCTAAGACTTGATTATAATCTTGAAATCTCTTACTACTATGTGGGCGAATCTGGATTCCACTCGACCTGGATACAGTCTTCTTATCAAATGATATAGATAGATCATTATTAACTGTGTCCTCATCCAATAATATGTCTACAGCTTTCTGTATATAGATCCCTCCAGTAACCCCAATAATAccagttattatatcagataaacctgtgcgGAACATATTTGTGGCCTCCAGATCACTGATGTAATTGGACATAAAAATCCCCTCATCttcatcctcagtatcacacaagtcacctgtgtctgattcctgtaggacagtcaaTGGATCCGTCATGGCACACAGCTCCTCTAAgtgacgcatcttcctggacagaTCCTCCATCTTTAATTCCAACTGCTGGATCTGATCATTGACTGGGCTTAAGATCTGCTCTGCCTGCCTGGAGACCTCACCCAGGActttcttctccaggtcttccacacgtctcctgaggtctctgaactGGGCAGTGAATCTCTCTGTTTCACCATCTGCTTTTCCTTGAACTCTtcccctgtgttcctgcagactcggactctttcttctgtcttctctctCTTAGTAATCATTTTCTGAAGATTATTTATCAGCTTCTCTTTCTTCTTAATAAAGGCCTCTTGCAGAGTTTCCACCTGGTGTCCTCGATGTTCTCCAGTTAaactgcaggacacacagatacaagTAGAGTCCTCGGTGCAGTAAtattccaggatcttcttatggatggagcatttcctgTTCTCTGGAGTGGTGGTGGGGTCACATAtgacgtgttctggtgacttgtTGTGAACATTCAGATGGTCATCACATAGAGAAGCTTCACAATGCAGGCAGGATTTCACAGCAGGTACAGAggtgtgaatacagtaagtacagaagatgCCGGACTTCTCTGAACCTTGTGGAGAAGACAGGAAACGTTGAGTGATGTTACGCAGAGTGACATTTCTTTGCAGTGAAGGCCGTTCTTGGAACTCTTCCCTGCACTGAGGGCAGGAATAATCTCCAGACCCCTCTTGGGTATCAAACACACGGTCAATGCAGAcctggcagaagttgtgtccacatttcaACATGACAGGATCCGTATAAATGTTCAGGCAGATGGAACAATCCAGCTCCGCTCTCAGGTCTGaggacgccatcgctgacagcagagAGGGAAATGAACATCAAAATTTCTTTTTCCCCA from Aquarana catesbeiana isolate 2022-GZ linkage group LG04, ASM4218655v1, whole genome shotgun sequence includes the following:
- the LOC141138968 gene encoding LOW QUALITY PROTEIN: E3 ubiquitin-protein ligase TRIM11-like (The sequence of the model RefSeq protein was modified relative to this genomic sequence to represent the inferred CDS: inserted 1 base in 1 codon), translating into MASSDLRAELDCSICLNIYTDPVMLKCGHNFCQVCIDRVFDTQEGSGDYSCPQCREEFQERPSLQRNVTLRNITQRFLSSPQGSEKSGIFCTYCIHTSVPAVKSCLHCEASLCDDHLNVHNKSPEHVICDPTTTPENRKCSIHKKILEYYCTEDSTCICVSCSLTGEHRGHQVETLQEAFIKKKEKLINNLQKMITKREKTEERVRXLQEHRGRVQGKADGETERFTAQFRDLRRRVEDLEKKVLGEVSRQAEQILSPVNDQIQQLELKMEDLSRKMRHLEELCAMTDPLTVLQESDTGDLCDTEDEDEGIFMSNYISDLEATNMFRTGLSDIITGIIGVTGGIYIQKAVDILLDEDTVNNDLSISFDKKTVSRSSGIQIRPHSSKRFQDYNQVLGSRSFSTGRHCWEVDVRRSNNWVIGMCYANIHRYGDNSLIGQNKRSWGLDRKGKKYRAVHDQEETELSYNITCNRIQIYLDYEAGQISFYVCDPLCHLHTFTATFTKPLHALLGVWHSDISLS